A window of the Brassica napus cultivar Da-Ae chromosome C5, Da-Ae, whole genome shotgun sequence genome harbors these coding sequences:
- the LOC106400645 gene encoding PTI1-like tyrosine-protein kinase 1, with protein sequence MRMCKWMCCTCQIQDSHEEEHLKSSHQHHHSDANHKNPKPPAVAKPEVRKEPLPIEVPALSLDEVKEKTDNFGSKSLIGEGSYGRVYYGTLNDGVAVALKKLDAAPEAESDSEFLSQVSMVSRLKHENLVQLLGFCVDGKLRVLAYEFATMGSLHDVLHGRKGVQGAQPGPTLDWTTRVKIAVEAARGLEYLHEKSQPPVIHRDIRSSNVLLFEDYKPKIADFNLSNQSPDNAARLHSTRVLGTFGYHAPEYAMTGQLTQKSDVYSFGVVLLELLTGRKPVDNNMPRGQQSLVTWATPRLSEDKVKECIDPKLQADYPPKAVAKLAAVAALCVQYEAEFRPNMSIVVKALQPLLKPPPPAAAPSS encoded by the exons ATGAGGATGTGCAAGTGGATGTGCTGTACTTGTCAAATTCAAGACTCTCATGAAGAGGAACATTTGAAATCCTCTCACCAGCATCATCATTCTGATG CAAATCACAAGAATCCAAAGCCACCAGCTGTTGCAAAGCCTGAGGTGCGCAAGGAACCTCTTCCCATCGAGGTCCCTGCCTTGTCTTTGGACGAGGTCAAGGAAAAGACTGATAATTTCGGATCAAAGTCCCTCATTGGTGAAGGCTCTTACGGAAGAGTGTACTACGGCACATTGAATGATGGTGTTGCTGTTGCTCTCAAGAAACTTGATGCCGCACCTGAAGCTGAATCAGATTCCGAGTTCTTGAGTCAG GTCTCCATGGTGTCTAGACTGAAGCATGAGAATCTCGTTCAATTGCTTGGTTTTTGTGTTGATGGAAAGCTCCGCGTCCTTGCTTATGAGTTTGCAACTATGGGATCGTTGCATGACGTCTTGCATG GTAGGAAGGGAGTTCAAGGGGCACAGCCAGGTCCAACACTTGACTGGACAACGCGGGTGAAAATAGCAGTTGAGGCAGCTAGGGGTTTGGAATACCTTCATGAGAAGTCTCAGCCTCCTGTGATCCACAGAGACATTAGATCAAGCAATGTTCTTCTTTTCGAAGACTACAAACCAAAGATTGCTGATTTCAATCTCTCTAACCAATCGCCTGATAACGCTGCTCGTCTTCACTCTACCAGAGTCTTGGGAACTTTTGGTTATCATGCTCCAGA ATACGCAATGACTGGGCAATTAACTCAGAAGAGCGATGTGTACAGCTTTGGGGTTGTACTTCTAGAACTTCTGACAGGGAGGAAACCAGTTGATAATAACATGCCTCGTGGTCAACAGAGTCTTGTCACCTGG GCGACACCAAGACTCAGTGAAGATAAAGTCAAAGAGTGCATTGATCCCAAGCTACAAGCGGATTACCCTCCAAAAGCAGTTGCTAAG CTAGCAGCGGTGGCGGCATTGTGTGTGCAATACGAAGCTGAATTTAGACCAAATATGAGCATAGTTGTGAAGGCGCTACAGCCTCTTCTCAAACCTCCTCCACCTGCAGCAGCTCCATCTTCTTGA
- the LOC106400646 gene encoding oxygen-evolving enhancer protein 2, chloroplastic: MAYSACFLHQSALASSAARSSSSSSSQRYVSLSKPVQVVCKAQQSHEDDNPAVSRRLALTLLVGAAAVGSKVSPADAAYGEAANVFGKPKKNTDFTPYNGDGFQVQVPAKWNPSREVEYPGQVLRYEDNFDATSNLNVMVTPTDKKSITDYGSPEEFLSQVNYLLGKQAYFGETASEGGFDNNAVATANILETNVQDVGGKPYYYLSVLTRTADGDEGGKHQLITATVNGGKLYICKAQAGDKRWFKGANKFVEKAATSFSVA, encoded by the exons ATGGCGTACAGCGCGTGTTTCCTACATCAGAGCGCACTGGCCTCCTCCGCCGCTcgatcatcatcttcctcctcatcCCAGCGCTACGTTTCACTCTCCAAACCCGTCCAGGTAGTGTGTAAAGCTCAACAGTCTCATGAAGACGATAATCCCGCCGTCTCTCGCCGTCTCGCCCTCACACTCCTCGTCGGCGCCGCCGCCGTTGGTTCCAAAGTGTCTCCTGCCGATGCCGCCTATGGTGAAGCTG CAAATGTGTTTGGGAAGCCAAAGAAAAACACAGACTTCACGCCATACAATGGAGATGGATTCCAAGTGCAGGTTCCAGCTAAATGGAACCCAAGCAGAGAGGTAGAGTATCCAGGACAAGTCCTTAGGTACGAAGACAACTTTGATGCTACTAGCAATCTCAATGTCATGGTCACTCCTACCGACAAGAAGTCCATCACTGATTACGGCTCTCCTGAAGAGTTCCTCTCTCAG gTCAACTACCTTCTTGGGAAACAAGCTTACTTCGGTGAGACTGCCTCCGAG GGAGGCTTTGACAACAATGCAGTGGCAACAGCAAACATTCTGGAGACAAATGTTCAGGACGTTGGTGGGAAACCATACTACTACTTGTCCGTGTTGACAAGAACGGCCGATGGAGATGAAGGTGGTAAGCATCAGCTGATCACAGCCACCGTGAACGGAGGCAAGCTTTACATCTGCAAAGCACAAGCTGGAGACAAGAGGTGGTTCAAGGGAGCCAACAAATTTGTCGAGAAAGCAGCCACTTCTTTCAGTGTTGCTTGA
- the LOC106400644 gene encoding DExH-box ATP-dependent RNA helicase DExH2 isoform X1 codes for MGKKMNRDQNTELSDSSRIWASKFLKEFRASGRDSHTFDNSLTNDVRGIIHQMCRKMGIRSKSSGKGDQRRLTIFKRAPRPSSVSGSEKKKLKRVSFPPEAEPILQDLFTRYPPCDGDTRATSLGVYTGHFGRQRKWKDDFFGKPQMNKDDVRNKAASLSSRLANDKDFREIFGARTKLPIASFREAITSAVESNQVVLIAGETGCGKTTQVPQYLLDHMWYSKRESCKIICTQPRRISAISVSERISWERGESIGNNVGYKVRLNSKGGRQSSVVFCTNGILLRVLVGKGGGSCVPDITHIIVDEIHERDCYSDFMLAIIRDFLPSNPHLRLILMSATLDAERFSEYFGGCPVVQVPGFTYPVRTFYLEDVLSVLKSEKNHHLISDDSSIPDVKRDIKDEDEVALDEAIEMAWTNDEFEALLDLVSSEGSHEVYNYRQSSTWLTPLMVFAGKGRVNNVCKLLALGADCKLKSKEGMTALELAEKEKQFEAAQIIREHTDNVQSNSQQEQVLLDKYMATINPEEVDVGLIVNLMRKLCRDSEAGAVLVFLPGWEEISKTKERLLANPYFADSAKYNIICLHSRVPVEEQKRVFKRPPQGCRKIVLATNIAESAVTIDDVVYVIDSGRMKEKSYDPYNDVSTLESSWVSKANAKQREGRAGRCQPGICYHLYSKLRAASLPEYRIPEVRRMPVDELCLQVKMLDPSCNVNDFLQKLMDPPVDRSIANALTTLKDIGALTPQEELTELGQKFGQLPVHPRICKMLYFAILVSCLDPALILACAADTKDPFTMPLEPGERRKAVAAKRELASLYGGHSDHLAIVAAFHYWKDAKRNGHSQEFCSQYFVSPNAMKMLDNMRDKLQGELERHGLIPRNDSNCNLNAHDPGILRAVVAVGLYPMVGKMCPPSMNNNRRSLVETITGAKVRVLSLSNMSSREEDEALIVFDEITRGDWDVHIRESTTLRTIPLLLFAGEIAVAPTESCDADKSDDEKDNEEETVGDVMDIDKVGGRPGDKIMHAPENSVKVVVDRWLPFEMTALEIAQIYILRERLVASILFKVKHPQENLPPHLGASMYAIACILSFDGLSKPSVPTVDMEPVASAVDATGLGDDPNTAMGESLFSNLADGNELLDLVTAPTEADSAVKEPEKKRSRSKKHKSANMDSVNMGADLSTASDEAASAVEEPVKKRRRSKKRRSAKNLDLASEQPELKLAKESDLGNMEESLPSNPVNGNELPDTNTVPAEDASAGEEPEKKRSRSSKKRKSAKNLDLGNMEVKETFDLANNGNDQTELKPASKEKEIIPANHTNGNEQPDPQMESASAASEPEKKQSRSKRRKLANSSSSGNNTEENVPSTNNGNELLSSGLTEAA; via the exons atggggaagaagatgaatAGAGATCAAAATACAGAACTCTCAGATTCCTCTCGGATTTGGGCCTCCAAGTTCCTCAAGGAGTTTCGCGCCTCCGGGAGAGATT CTCACACATTTGATAACAGTCTCACGAACGACGTACGTGGCATTATCCATCAGATGTGCCGGAAGATGGGTATCCGATCGAAAAGTTCCGG GAAAGGGGATCAAAGGCGTCTTACGATTTTCAAACGTGCACCTCGCCCCTCTTCAGTTTCCGGGagtgagaagaagaagctcaagCGTGTCTCGTTTCCACCGGAGGCGGAACCTATTCTTCAGGATTTGTTTACTCGCTATCCGCCTTGTGACGGAGATACTAGAGCGACGTCACTGGGCGTATATACTGGACATTTCGGGAGACAACGCAAGTGGAAAGATGACTTCTTTGGCAAACCTCAGATGAACAAAGATGATGTTCGAAACAAGGCGGCGTCTCTGAGTTCTAGATTGGCAAACGACAAAGATTTTCGGGAG ATCTTTGGAGCACGAACCAAGCTTCCCATCGCATCCTTTAGAGAGGCCATCACATCTGCAGTGGAATCTAATCAG GTTGTTCTTATTGCTGGTGAAACTGGTTGTGGCAAAACTACTCAG GTGCCTCAATATCTTCTAGACCATATGTGGTATAGTAAGCGAGAATCTTGCAAAATCATTTGCACCCAACCACGTCGTATCTCAGCTATTTCAG tttctgaaCGAATTTCTTGGGAAAGAGGTGAATCTATAGGGAACAACGTCGGCTACAAG GTGCGGCTGAACAGCAAAGGTGGAAGACAGTCATCAGTTGTTTTCTGTACGAATGGCATTCTGTTGAGGGTGCTTGTAGGCAAAGGCGGTGGTAGCTGTGTTCCTGATATAACTCACATTATTGTG GATGAAATTCATGAAAGGGATTGCTACTCTGATTTCATGTTGGCCATTATAAG GGACTTCCTTCCTTCAAATCCTCATCTCCGACTG ATTCTAATGAGTGCTACTCTTGATGCCGAGAGGTTTTCTGAATATTTCGGAGGTTGTCCGGTTGTCCAAGTGCCTGGATTCACTTATCCA GTGAGAACCTTTTATCTGGAAGATGTGCTCTCTGTCCTGAAATCAGAGAAGAATCATCATCTAATTTCTGACGACTCGAGCATACCAGATGTCAAGCGTGATAttaaagatgaagatgaagttgCTTTAGACGAAGCAATTGAAATGGCGTGGACAAATGACGAGTTTGAAGCTCTCTTAGATCTGGTTTCCTCCGAAGGAAGTCATGAGGTTTACAATTACAGGCAATCATCAACCTGGCTAACACCACTTATGGTCTTTGCTGGAAAGGGCAGGGTTAACAATGTCTGTAAGCTCCTCGCACTTGGCGCTGACTGTAAGTTGAAGTCCAAGGAAGGTATGACAGCACTAGAATTGGCCGAAAAAGAGAAGCAATTTGAAGCTGCTCAAATAATCAGGGAACATACCGATAACGTCCAGTCCAATTCTCAGCAAGAACAAGTCTTACTTGATAAGTATATGGCGACAATCAATCCAGAAGAAGTAGACGTGGGTCTTATAGTGAATTTAATGAGGAAATTATGCCGCGACTCAGAAGCTGGTGCCGTTCTTGTTTTTCTACCTGGGTGGGAGGAAATAAGTAAAACGAAAGAGAGATTGCTTGCTAATCCTTATTTTGCAGATAGTGCTAAATACAACATCATATGTCTACACTCAAGGGTTCCGGTAGAGGAACAGAAGAGAGTTTTTAAACGTCCCCCTCAAGGTTGTCGCAAAATCGTGCTTGCAACAAATATTGCTGAATCAGCAGTCACTATCGATGATGTGGTTTATGTGATAGATAGTGGGCGGATGAAGGAAAAGAGCTATGATCCTTATAATGACGTGTCAACGCTAGAATCTTCTTGGGTTTCAAAAGCGAATGCAAAACAGCGGGAGGGTCGAGCAGGCCGGTGCCAACCTGGAATTTGTTATCATCTCTATTCTAAACTTCGGGCAGCCTCTTTACCTGAATATAGAATCCCTGAAGTTAGGAGGATGCCAGTAGATGAACTCTGCTTGCAG GTTAAGATGCTGGATCCGAGTTGCAATGTAAATGATTTCCTCCAGAAATTGATGGACCCGCCTGTTGATCGAAGCATTGCAAATGCCTTAACCACCCTTAAAGACATTGGAGCATTGACACCACAAGAAGAGCTGACAGAACTTGGACAGAAATTTGGCCAGCTTCCAGTTCATCCTCGGATTTGCAAGATGCTTTATTTTGCCATATTAGTGAGTTGTCTGGACCCAGCACTTATTCTGGCATGTGCAGCCGACACCAAGGATCCATTTACCATGCCCTTGGAGCcgggagaaagaagaaaagctGTTGCCGCAAAACGTGAACTTGCGTCGCTTTATGGAGGCCACAGTGACCACCTTGCAATTGTTGCGGCTTTTCATTATTGGAAAGATGCAAAAAGAAATGGTCATTCTCAGGAGTTCTGTTCTCAGTACTTCGTCTCTCCAAATGCCATGAAGATGCTGGATAATATGCGTGACAAGCTTCAGGGGGAACTTGAAAGACATGGGCTCATTCCTAGAAATGACTCGAACTGTAATCTGAATGCTCACGATCCAGGCATTCTCCGTGCTGTTGTAGCAGTGGGATTGTACCCTATGGTGGGAAAAATGTGCCCACCTTCCATGAATAATAATAGAAGGTCACTAGTAGAGACCATTACGGGAGCCAAAGTTCGTGTGCTATCGCTTTCAAACATGTCCTCTAGGGAGGAGGATGAAGCTTTAATTGTTTTTGATGAGATCACTCGAGGAGATTGGGACGTGCACATAAGAGAAAGCACTACTCTTCGCACTATACCGTTGTTACTGTTTGCGGGAGAGATAGCTGTGGCTCCTACAGAGAGCTGTGATGCTGATAAGAGTGATGACGAGAAAGACAACGAAGAAGAAACTGTAGGAGATGTGATGGACATAGACAAAGTAGGTGGTAGGCCTGGAGATAAAATAATGCATGCACCGGAAAATTCAGTCAAGGTGGTAGTGGATCGGTGGCTGCCTTTCGAGATGACAGCTCTTGAAATTGCTCAAATTTACATCTTGAGAGAGCGACTAGTGGCATCCATTTTGTTCAAG GTAAAACATCCACAAGAAAATTTGCCGCCTCATCTCGGAGCTTCTATGTACGCAATAGCTTGTATTCTCTCATTTGATGGCCTCTCAAAACCTTCAGTTCCAACTGTTGATATGGAGCCTGTTGCTTCAGCGGTAGATGCAACAGGTCTCGGAGATGACCCAAACACTGCAATGGGAGAGAGCTTGTTTTCCAATCTCGCTGATGGGAATGAGCTACTTGACCTAGTCACTGCTCCGACAGAAGCTGATTCAGCAGTTAAAGAACcagagaagaagagatcaagGTCCAAAAAGCACAAATCAGCCAACATGGATTCGGTGAACATGGGAGCTGATTTAAGCACTGCTTCGGATGAAGCTGCTTCAGCAGTTGAGGAACCAGTGAAGAAGCGACGGAGGTCCAAAAAGCGGAGATCAGCCAAAAATTTGGATTTGGCTAGTGAGCAACCAGAGCTTAAGCTGGCCAAGGAATCGGATTTGGGTAACATGGAAGAGAGCTTGCCTTCCAATCCTGTTAATGGAAATGAGCTGCCTGACACAAACACTGTTCCGGCTGAAGATGCTTCAGCAGGTGAAGAACCAGAGAAGAAGCGATCAAGAAGTTCCAAAAAGCGAAAATCAGCCAAGAACTTGGATTTGGGGAACATGGAAGTGAAAGAGACTTTTGATCTAGCTAATAATGGGAATGATCAAACAGAACTTAAGCCAGCCAGCAAGGAGAAAGAGATCATCCCTGCGAATCATACCAATGGGAATGAGCAACCTGACCCTCAAATGGAATCTGCTTCAGCGGCTAGTGAACCGGAAAAGAAGCAATCAAGATCCAAAAGGCGCAAATTAGCGAACAGCTCAAGTTCGGGTAATAACACGGAAGAGAATGTGCCTTCCACTAATAATGGGAATGAACTTCTAAGCAGTGGTCTTACCGAAGCTGCATGA
- the LOC106400644 gene encoding DExH-box ATP-dependent RNA helicase DExH2 isoform X2 — protein sequence MNKDDVRNKAASLSSRLANDKDFREIFGARTKLPIASFREAITSAVESNQVVLIAGETGCGKTTQVPQYLLDHMWYSKRESCKIICTQPRRISAISVSERISWERGESIGNNVGYKVRLNSKGGRQSSVVFCTNGILLRVLVGKGGGSCVPDITHIIVDEIHERDCYSDFMLAIIRDFLPSNPHLRLILMSATLDAERFSEYFGGCPVVQVPGFTYPVRTFYLEDVLSVLKSEKNHHLISDDSSIPDVKRDIKDEDEVALDEAIEMAWTNDEFEALLDLVSSEGSHEVYNYRQSSTWLTPLMVFAGKGRVNNVCKLLALGADCKLKSKEGMTALELAEKEKQFEAAQIIREHTDNVQSNSQQEQVLLDKYMATINPEEVDVGLIVNLMRKLCRDSEAGAVLVFLPGWEEISKTKERLLANPYFADSAKYNIICLHSRVPVEEQKRVFKRPPQGCRKIVLATNIAESAVTIDDVVYVIDSGRMKEKSYDPYNDVSTLESSWVSKANAKQREGRAGRCQPGICYHLYSKLRAASLPEYRIPEVRRMPVDELCLQVKMLDPSCNVNDFLQKLMDPPVDRSIANALTTLKDIGALTPQEELTELGQKFGQLPVHPRICKMLYFAILVSCLDPALILACAADTKDPFTMPLEPGERRKAVAAKRELASLYGGHSDHLAIVAAFHYWKDAKRNGHSQEFCSQYFVSPNAMKMLDNMRDKLQGELERHGLIPRNDSNCNLNAHDPGILRAVVAVGLYPMVGKMCPPSMNNNRRSLVETITGAKVRVLSLSNMSSREEDEALIVFDEITRGDWDVHIRESTTLRTIPLLLFAGEIAVAPTESCDADKSDDEKDNEEETVGDVMDIDKVGGRPGDKIMHAPENSVKVVVDRWLPFEMTALEIAQIYILRERLVASILFKVKHPQENLPPHLGASMYAIACILSFDGLSKPSVPTVDMEPVASAVDATGLGDDPNTAMGESLFSNLADGNELLDLVTAPTEADSAVKEPEKKRSRSKKHKSANMDSVNMGADLSTASDEAASAVEEPVKKRRRSKKRRSAKNLDLASEQPELKLAKESDLGNMEESLPSNPVNGNELPDTNTVPAEDASAGEEPEKKRSRSSKKRKSAKNLDLGNMEVKETFDLANNGNDQTELKPASKEKEIIPANHTNGNEQPDPQMESASAASEPEKKQSRSKRRKLANSSSSGNNTEENVPSTNNGNELLSSGLTEAA from the exons ATGAACAAAGATGATGTTCGAAACAAGGCGGCGTCTCTGAGTTCTAGATTGGCAAACGACAAAGATTTTCGGGAG ATCTTTGGAGCACGAACCAAGCTTCCCATCGCATCCTTTAGAGAGGCCATCACATCTGCAGTGGAATCTAATCAG GTTGTTCTTATTGCTGGTGAAACTGGTTGTGGCAAAACTACTCAG GTGCCTCAATATCTTCTAGACCATATGTGGTATAGTAAGCGAGAATCTTGCAAAATCATTTGCACCCAACCACGTCGTATCTCAGCTATTTCAG tttctgaaCGAATTTCTTGGGAAAGAGGTGAATCTATAGGGAACAACGTCGGCTACAAG GTGCGGCTGAACAGCAAAGGTGGAAGACAGTCATCAGTTGTTTTCTGTACGAATGGCATTCTGTTGAGGGTGCTTGTAGGCAAAGGCGGTGGTAGCTGTGTTCCTGATATAACTCACATTATTGTG GATGAAATTCATGAAAGGGATTGCTACTCTGATTTCATGTTGGCCATTATAAG GGACTTCCTTCCTTCAAATCCTCATCTCCGACTG ATTCTAATGAGTGCTACTCTTGATGCCGAGAGGTTTTCTGAATATTTCGGAGGTTGTCCGGTTGTCCAAGTGCCTGGATTCACTTATCCA GTGAGAACCTTTTATCTGGAAGATGTGCTCTCTGTCCTGAAATCAGAGAAGAATCATCATCTAATTTCTGACGACTCGAGCATACCAGATGTCAAGCGTGATAttaaagatgaagatgaagttgCTTTAGACGAAGCAATTGAAATGGCGTGGACAAATGACGAGTTTGAAGCTCTCTTAGATCTGGTTTCCTCCGAAGGAAGTCATGAGGTTTACAATTACAGGCAATCATCAACCTGGCTAACACCACTTATGGTCTTTGCTGGAAAGGGCAGGGTTAACAATGTCTGTAAGCTCCTCGCACTTGGCGCTGACTGTAAGTTGAAGTCCAAGGAAGGTATGACAGCACTAGAATTGGCCGAAAAAGAGAAGCAATTTGAAGCTGCTCAAATAATCAGGGAACATACCGATAACGTCCAGTCCAATTCTCAGCAAGAACAAGTCTTACTTGATAAGTATATGGCGACAATCAATCCAGAAGAAGTAGACGTGGGTCTTATAGTGAATTTAATGAGGAAATTATGCCGCGACTCAGAAGCTGGTGCCGTTCTTGTTTTTCTACCTGGGTGGGAGGAAATAAGTAAAACGAAAGAGAGATTGCTTGCTAATCCTTATTTTGCAGATAGTGCTAAATACAACATCATATGTCTACACTCAAGGGTTCCGGTAGAGGAACAGAAGAGAGTTTTTAAACGTCCCCCTCAAGGTTGTCGCAAAATCGTGCTTGCAACAAATATTGCTGAATCAGCAGTCACTATCGATGATGTGGTTTATGTGATAGATAGTGGGCGGATGAAGGAAAAGAGCTATGATCCTTATAATGACGTGTCAACGCTAGAATCTTCTTGGGTTTCAAAAGCGAATGCAAAACAGCGGGAGGGTCGAGCAGGCCGGTGCCAACCTGGAATTTGTTATCATCTCTATTCTAAACTTCGGGCAGCCTCTTTACCTGAATATAGAATCCCTGAAGTTAGGAGGATGCCAGTAGATGAACTCTGCTTGCAG GTTAAGATGCTGGATCCGAGTTGCAATGTAAATGATTTCCTCCAGAAATTGATGGACCCGCCTGTTGATCGAAGCATTGCAAATGCCTTAACCACCCTTAAAGACATTGGAGCATTGACACCACAAGAAGAGCTGACAGAACTTGGACAGAAATTTGGCCAGCTTCCAGTTCATCCTCGGATTTGCAAGATGCTTTATTTTGCCATATTAGTGAGTTGTCTGGACCCAGCACTTATTCTGGCATGTGCAGCCGACACCAAGGATCCATTTACCATGCCCTTGGAGCcgggagaaagaagaaaagctGTTGCCGCAAAACGTGAACTTGCGTCGCTTTATGGAGGCCACAGTGACCACCTTGCAATTGTTGCGGCTTTTCATTATTGGAAAGATGCAAAAAGAAATGGTCATTCTCAGGAGTTCTGTTCTCAGTACTTCGTCTCTCCAAATGCCATGAAGATGCTGGATAATATGCGTGACAAGCTTCAGGGGGAACTTGAAAGACATGGGCTCATTCCTAGAAATGACTCGAACTGTAATCTGAATGCTCACGATCCAGGCATTCTCCGTGCTGTTGTAGCAGTGGGATTGTACCCTATGGTGGGAAAAATGTGCCCACCTTCCATGAATAATAATAGAAGGTCACTAGTAGAGACCATTACGGGAGCCAAAGTTCGTGTGCTATCGCTTTCAAACATGTCCTCTAGGGAGGAGGATGAAGCTTTAATTGTTTTTGATGAGATCACTCGAGGAGATTGGGACGTGCACATAAGAGAAAGCACTACTCTTCGCACTATACCGTTGTTACTGTTTGCGGGAGAGATAGCTGTGGCTCCTACAGAGAGCTGTGATGCTGATAAGAGTGATGACGAGAAAGACAACGAAGAAGAAACTGTAGGAGATGTGATGGACATAGACAAAGTAGGTGGTAGGCCTGGAGATAAAATAATGCATGCACCGGAAAATTCAGTCAAGGTGGTAGTGGATCGGTGGCTGCCTTTCGAGATGACAGCTCTTGAAATTGCTCAAATTTACATCTTGAGAGAGCGACTAGTGGCATCCATTTTGTTCAAG GTAAAACATCCACAAGAAAATTTGCCGCCTCATCTCGGAGCTTCTATGTACGCAATAGCTTGTATTCTCTCATTTGATGGCCTCTCAAAACCTTCAGTTCCAACTGTTGATATGGAGCCTGTTGCTTCAGCGGTAGATGCAACAGGTCTCGGAGATGACCCAAACACTGCAATGGGAGAGAGCTTGTTTTCCAATCTCGCTGATGGGAATGAGCTACTTGACCTAGTCACTGCTCCGACAGAAGCTGATTCAGCAGTTAAAGAACcagagaagaagagatcaagGTCCAAAAAGCACAAATCAGCCAACATGGATTCGGTGAACATGGGAGCTGATTTAAGCACTGCTTCGGATGAAGCTGCTTCAGCAGTTGAGGAACCAGTGAAGAAGCGACGGAGGTCCAAAAAGCGGAGATCAGCCAAAAATTTGGATTTGGCTAGTGAGCAACCAGAGCTTAAGCTGGCCAAGGAATCGGATTTGGGTAACATGGAAGAGAGCTTGCCTTCCAATCCTGTTAATGGAAATGAGCTGCCTGACACAAACACTGTTCCGGCTGAAGATGCTTCAGCAGGTGAAGAACCAGAGAAGAAGCGATCAAGAAGTTCCAAAAAGCGAAAATCAGCCAAGAACTTGGATTTGGGGAACATGGAAGTGAAAGAGACTTTTGATCTAGCTAATAATGGGAATGATCAAACAGAACTTAAGCCAGCCAGCAAGGAGAAAGAGATCATCCCTGCGAATCATACCAATGGGAATGAGCAACCTGACCCTCAAATGGAATCTGCTTCAGCGGCTAGTGAACCGGAAAAGAAGCAATCAAGATCCAAAAGGCGCAAATTAGCGAACAGCTCAAGTTCGGGTAATAACACGGAAGAGAATGTGCCTTCCACTAATAATGGGAATGAACTTCTAAGCAGTGGTCTTACCGAAGCTGCATGA